A window of the Desulforapulum autotrophicum HRM2 genome harbors these coding sequences:
- a CDS encoding sigma-54-dependent transcriptional regulator, which produces MTVVPRILIVDDDPSILEVLDARLTASDFSVVRAQDAATAIQILKEQPIDLLISDIKMPRKSGMELFAQIQKTLPDLPVIFLTAYGTIPDAVDAIRQGAVDYVSKPFDGRMLIRKIKDTLAAQNRTTEKKCPTSFEGDYYWGNSRVMKSLYSMVQKVANTQVNVLIFGESGVGKECIARYIHQNSSRQDQPYMVVDCGSTPAGILESELFGHRKGAFTNAVKDKKGLIQAADQGTLFLDEIGNISQDMQCRLLRFLEDGKIRQVGSVTDEIIDCRVIAATNADLMADIEAGNFRQDLYYRLKGITLTIPPLRERAEDISVLSHFFVDRYTKAHGIEPTRIADTAMKVLTEHPWPGNIRELKNMLEAGTILCQDHTIQPWDLQIENIRQSATLVSDAHQEFSIEESEKSTIIRALKKTKGVQKHAADLLNISKRAIHYKVKKYNIQPSEYK; this is translated from the coding sequence ATGACAGTCGTTCCCAGAATATTAATCGTTGATGATGACCCAAGTATTCTTGAAGTGCTTGATGCAAGACTTACAGCGTCAGATTTTTCAGTAGTAAGGGCCCAGGATGCAGCTACTGCCATTCAAATTTTAAAGGAACAGCCCATTGACCTTTTAATCTCAGACATAAAGATGCCCCGGAAAAGTGGCATGGAATTATTTGCACAGATCCAGAAAACACTTCCTGATCTTCCCGTTATTTTTTTGACAGCATACGGTACCATTCCTGATGCAGTGGATGCCATAAGGCAGGGGGCTGTTGATTATGTTTCAAAACCCTTTGACGGTCGGATGCTGATCCGGAAAATCAAGGATACCCTTGCTGCTCAGAACAGGACTACAGAGAAAAAATGTCCGACCTCCTTTGAAGGAGATTATTACTGGGGAAATAGCCGGGTCATGAAATCTCTTTATTCCATGGTCCAAAAGGTTGCAAATACCCAGGTAAATGTGTTGATTTTTGGGGAAAGCGGCGTAGGTAAAGAATGTATTGCCAGGTACATTCACCAGAACAGCAGCAGACAGGATCAGCCTTATATGGTTGTTGATTGCGGCTCTACACCGGCCGGTATACTGGAGAGTGAATTGTTCGGACATCGCAAAGGGGCGTTTACAAATGCGGTAAAAGATAAAAAGGGTCTGATTCAGGCTGCAGACCAGGGTACACTTTTTTTGGATGAAATAGGTAATATCTCCCAGGATATGCAGTGCCGATTATTGAGATTTCTGGAAGACGGGAAAATCCGCCAGGTGGGTTCAGTTACAGATGAGATCATCGATTGCAGGGTTATTGCTGCAACCAATGCCGATTTGATGGCAGATATTGAAGCTGGAAATTTTCGACAGGATCTTTATTACCGGTTAAAAGGCATTACCCTGACCATTCCTCCCCTGAGGGAACGAGCAGAAGATATTTCGGTGCTGTCGCATTTTTTTGTGGATAGATATACCAAGGCCCACGGCATTGAACCGACCCGGATTGCAGATACAGCCATGAAGGTGCTCACTGAACATCCTTGGCCTGGAAACATCCGTGAACTCAAGAATATGCTTGAAGCCGGAACTATTCTTTGTCAGGACCATACCATACAGCCCTGGGATCTTCAAATTGAAAATATTCGCCAAAGTGCGACCCTGGTATCGGATGCACACCAGGAATTTTCCATAGAAGAGAGTGAAAAAAGTACGATTATTCGGGCATTAAAAAAAACAAAGGGGGTGCAGAAACATGCAGCCGACCTTTTGAACATCAGCAAGCGTGCGATTCATTACAAGGTTAAAAAGTATAACATACAGCCGTCTGAATATAAATAG